In the genome of candidate division KSB1 bacterium, one region contains:
- a CDS encoding glucose 1-dehydrogenase, producing the protein MARKLENKVAVITGGNSGIGLSTAKLFQAEGARVVITGRRQDVVDSAVKEIGGDSVGFTSDASKLDDIVTLYDNIKERFGKIDVLFLNAGIAKFGPFTSVDEAAFDEMLNINLKGLFFNVQKALHLLNEGASVIFTTSIADQKGFPDTSVYSATKAAVRSLARTLSAELVDKKIRVNAIAPGPIDTPIFEKLGVPAEAVGEVKEGFASTVPMKRMGSPDEIARAALFLASDDSSFVLGIELVVDGGVAQL; encoded by the coding sequence ATGGCAAGAAAACTGGAAAACAAAGTAGCGGTTATCACCGGGGGTAACAGTGGCATAGGTTTGTCCACAGCAAAATTATTTCAAGCCGAAGGAGCGAGAGTCGTCATCACGGGCCGGCGGCAAGATGTCGTTGATTCTGCGGTCAAGGAGATAGGAGGAGACAGCGTCGGCTTCACATCCGATGCTTCCAAACTTGATGATATTGTGACGCTTTATGACAATATAAAAGAAAGATTTGGCAAGATCGATGTCCTTTTCTTAAATGCCGGCATTGCCAAATTTGGCCCCTTCACCTCCGTTGATGAAGCTGCTTTTGATGAAATGCTAAATATTAACCTAAAGGGTTTGTTCTTCAATGTTCAAAAAGCTTTACACTTACTCAATGAAGGCGCTTCCGTAATTTTTACAACATCTATCGCCGACCAGAAAGGCTTTCCAGACACGAGTGTCTATTCCGCCACCAAGGCAGCCGTTCGATCTCTCGCAAGGACGCTTTCTGCGGAGCTGGTAGATAAGAAAATCAGGGTAAATGCCATAGCGCCAGGGCCCATTGATACACCCATCTTTGAAAAATTAGGCGTTCCGGCAGAGGCAGTAGGAGAAGTGAAAGAGGGATTTGCGAGCACAGTCCCCATGAAAAGGATGGGAAGTCCGGATGAGATCGCAAGAGCGGCGCTTTTTCTAGCATCTGATGATTCGTCATTTGTCCTGGGAATTGAATTGGTGGTTGATGGCGGCGTTGCTCAACTCTAG
- a CDS encoding redoxin domain-containing protein, producing MADYQSKLEQFSKIGTQVVALSVDSEQDAQKTAQRNKLTFPVLYELDAREMVATIGAYISEKKLYLHATGFVLRPDKTIELAGYSNGPISRITADDAIAMISYLRRNS from the coding sequence TTGGCCGATTACCAAAGCAAGCTCGAGCAGTTTTCCAAGATCGGGACGCAGGTGGTGGCCCTGTCCGTGGATTCGGAACAAGACGCACAAAAAACAGCGCAACGCAATAAGCTGACATTTCCGGTTCTATACGAGCTCGACGCTCGTGAAATGGTCGCCACTATCGGCGCCTACATAAGTGAGAAGAAGCTCTATTTGCATGCAACGGGTTTTGTATTACGGCCGGATAAGACTATCGAATTGGCTGGCTACTCCAACGGCCCAATTAGTCGAATTACGGCAGACGATGCGATAGCTATGATCAGTTACTTGAGGCGGAACTCATAA